In one window of Thermodesulfobacteriota bacterium DNA:
- a CDS encoding aldolase/citrate lyase family protein — MKGKHKAPLQERLRAGELTIGSWITLGHPSVAEILAGAGFDWLAVDMEHSAITLSEAQALIQAIELGGSVPLVRVGSNDPNEIKRVMDAGAHGVIVPMVNSREDAVRAVRAANYPPRGARGVGLARAQGYGLGFERYKAWLRENCVVIVQIEHIEAVKNLESILATEGVDAFIVGPYDLSGSLGRPGEFDHPEVISALEKVKEAAAGAGTPSGFHVIPPDWREASARIAEGYRFIGFSLDTLFLGASCGEGLKNLRSLSFA; from the coding sequence ATGAAGGGAAAGCATAAGGCTCCCTTGCAAGAGCGCCTCCGGGCGGGCGAGCTCACCATCGGTTCATGGATAACGCTCGGCCATCCGTCAGTAGCCGAGATCCTGGCTGGTGCGGGTTTCGACTGGCTGGCCGTGGACATGGAGCATTCCGCCATCACGCTGAGCGAGGCCCAGGCGCTGATACAGGCCATAGAGCTTGGCGGCTCGGTGCCGCTCGTAAGGGTGGGCTCGAACGACCCGAACGAGATAAAGAGGGTCATGGACGCCGGGGCGCACGGAGTCATCGTGCCAATGGTGAATTCGCGGGAAGACGCAGTTCGCGCGGTGCGAGCCGCCAACTACCCTCCACGCGGCGCTCGCGGCGTCGGGCTCGCGAGGGCCCAGGGTTACGGCCTCGGGTTCGAGAGATACAAGGCGTGGCTCAGGGAGAACTGCGTGGTAATCGTGCAGATAGAGCACATCGAAGCCGTAAAAAACCTCGAAAGCATACTCGCCACGGAAGGCGTTGACGCGTTCATCGTGGGCCCTTATGACCTTTCAGGTTCGCTCGGCAGGCCCGGAGAGTTCGATCATCCCGAGGTGATCTCGGCGCTCGAAAAGGTTAAGGAGGCGGCAGCGGGGGCAGGCACGCCTTCCGGATTCCACGTCATACCTCCTGATTGGAGGGAGGCGTCGGCCAGAATAGCCGAAGGGTACAGGTTCATAGGGTTCAGCCTTGATACGCTCTTTCTGGGCGCTTCGTGCGGGGAGGGGCTCAAGAACCTGCGGAGCCTGAGCTTCGCGTGA
- a CDS encoding phosphoglycerate dehydrogenase: MKVLISTSTFGEYDRSPLDVLKGSGFEPVMNPYGRTLKRHELKALAKDAAGLIAGTERLDGPVLGAMRGLRIISRCGAGLDNIDLDAAKRLGVAVYNTPSGPTLAVAELAVALLLNLARRITEMDRDVRKGVWRKSAGSLLKGKKVGIIGFGRIGRKVAALLSPFGAEIRYFDPCRDESDSGCSPSDIDELLAWADAITIHASLASQCMRILGLRELSLMKEGAILVNTSRGGVVDEAALYEALSSGRLSGAALDVFEEEPYSGPLTALPNVILTPHIGSYAREARSEMEMEAVSNLLKGFGVASLATGAEKGAGRS; encoded by the coding sequence GTGAAGGTGCTTATCTCTACCTCGACTTTCGGTGAATACGATCGCTCGCCGCTGGATGTCCTTAAGGGGAGCGGTTTCGAGCCAGTCATGAACCCGTACGGGCGGACGCTCAAAAGGCATGAGCTGAAGGCCCTCGCAAAGGACGCAGCGGGCCTCATTGCCGGGACAGAGCGCCTGGACGGCCCGGTCCTCGGCGCAATGCGGGGGCTTAGGATAATATCGCGCTGCGGCGCTGGGCTCGACAACATCGACCTCGACGCCGCAAAGAGGCTCGGTGTGGCGGTATATAATACTCCCTCCGGTCCCACTCTCGCCGTGGCAGAGCTTGCGGTCGCCCTTCTCCTGAACCTCGCGCGCCGGATAACCGAGATGGACCGCGATGTCCGTAAAGGGGTCTGGAGGAAATCAGCCGGGAGCCTCCTGAAAGGAAAAAAGGTCGGGATAATCGGTTTCGGCAGGATAGGGAGAAAGGTCGCTGCGCTCCTTTCTCCTTTCGGCGCGGAGATCCGTTACTTTGACCCGTGCAGGGACGAAAGTGATTCCGGATGCAGTCCGTCGGATATTGACGAGCTGCTTGCGTGGGCCGACGCAATAACAATCCATGCGTCTCTGGCTTCGCAGTGTATGAGGATACTCGGGCTGAGGGAGCTATCCCTTATGAAAGAGGGCGCAATCCTCGTAAATACATCTAGGGGAGGTGTTGTGGACGAGGCCGCGCTGTACGAGGCGCTCTCCTCAGGCAGGCTCTCCGGCGCCGCGCTCGACGTATTCGAGGAGGAGCCGTACAGCGGCCCGCTAACAGCGCTCCCTAACGTCATACTCACCCCGCACATAGGCTCGTACGCCCGGGAAGCGCGCTCGGAGATGGAAATGGAGGCTGTATCCAACCTCCTCAAGGGCTTTGGCGTCGCCTCTCTCGCGACCGGGGCGGAAAAGGGGGCAGGGCGATCATAA
- a CDS encoding HAD hydrolase-like protein: MAFDFDGVILESAQIKTEAFKELFSKYPEKVDEIVEYHRAHEGVSRYRKFRHFCENIIGTEYTEEAGRKLGKEFSALVYGKVLNAPFVKGASEFFERHHAEYLMFIASGTPAEELADIVKARGIAGYFRDVYGSPMLKADALRDMMGRHGLSGEEIVFVGDAAADRDAAMEAGTNFIARVSGDGGPLKNERHRIKDLDGLMGLIKGLGR, translated from the coding sequence ATAGCATTCGATTTCGACGGCGTCATCCTGGAGTCAGCTCAAATAAAGACCGAGGCGTTCAAGGAGCTCTTCTCGAAATACCCGGAAAAGGTGGACGAGATAGTCGAGTACCACCGCGCCCACGAAGGGGTCTCGCGATACAGGAAGTTCAGGCACTTCTGCGAGAACATAATCGGGACCGAATATACCGAAGAGGCCGGGCGGAAGCTCGGGAAAGAATTCTCGGCCCTCGTGTATGGGAAGGTTCTCAATGCCCCGTTTGTAAAAGGCGCGTCTGAATTCTTCGAAAGGCACCACGCCGAATACCTCATGTTCATAGCCTCGGGGACCCCTGCGGAAGAGCTTGCCGATATCGTAAAGGCAAGGGGGATCGCCGGGTATTTCAGGGACGTTTATGGGAGCCCCATGCTCAAGGCAGACGCGCTTCGGGATATGATGGGAAGGCATGGCCTTTCAGGTGAAGAGATTGTTTTTGTCGGAGACGCAGCAGCGGACCGGGACGCGGCAATGGAGGCCGGGACCAACTTCATAGCAAGGGTTTCAGGCGACGGCGGCCCGCTTAAAAACGAACGGCACAGGATAAAAGACCTCGACGGGCTAATGGGGCTCATAAAAGGGCTTGGCCGATAA
- a CDS encoding NAD(P)-dependent oxidoreductase: MGKAVVFGGSGFLGSHVADELTNAGLEVAIFDRKRSPFLQPSQEMLIGDILNEKQVREAVRGADYVYNFAGLADIEECRARPIDTVKYNILGNSIILEAAASEKAERFVFASTMYVYSDAGAFYRISKQASELMIEDYSRLHGLPYTIMRYGSLYGERSDERNSVFRILKEAVTEGRVTYYGSGDEEREFLHVKDAARSSVEVLDRSFRNECVIVTGHKAVKYREFLDMVAEMLKGRVVVEYRERKQDTHYRITPYAFNPRFAKKMSPPQHVDLGQGLLHCINEIYTGMQSEKRKYVELSLGSMDMS; this comes from the coding sequence ATGGGAAAGGCTGTCGTTTTCGGCGGGTCGGGCTTTTTGGGAAGCCATGTGGCGGATGAGCTCACGAATGCCGGGCTCGAGGTCGCGATATTCGATAGAAAGCGCTCGCCCTTTCTCCAGCCATCCCAGGAGATGCTCATAGGAGACATACTGAACGAAAAGCAGGTCAGGGAGGCCGTGAGAGGCGCGGACTACGTCTATAACTTCGCCGGGCTCGCCGACATAGAGGAGTGCCGGGCAAGGCCAATAGACACTGTCAAATACAATATCCTCGGGAACTCCATAATCCTCGAGGCCGCGGCCTCGGAAAAAGCTGAAAGGTTCGTGTTCGCGAGCACCATGTACGTGTACAGCGACGCGGGGGCCTTCTACAGGATAAGCAAGCAGGCATCCGAGTTGATGATAGAGGACTACAGCCGCCTCCATGGGCTCCCCTACACCATAATGAGGTACGGCTCGCTTTACGGCGAGCGCTCTGATGAGAGGAACAGCGTATTCCGGATACTCAAGGAGGCCGTAACCGAAGGGAGGGTCACATATTACGGGAGCGGGGACGAGGAAAGGGAGTTCCTGCACGTGAAGGACGCGGCGCGGTCGAGCGTAGAGGTGCTCGACAGATCCTTCAGGAACGAATGCGTGATAGTGACGGGGCACAAGGCGGTGAAGTACAGGGAGTTCCTCGATATGGTGGCCGAGATGCTCAAGGGCAGGGTCGTGGTCGAGTACAGGGAAAGAAAGCAGGACACGCACTACAGGATAACCCCCTACGCTTTCAACCCGAGGTTCGCGAAGAAGATGAGCCCCCCGCAGCACGTGGACCTGGGGCAGGGGCTCCTTCATTGCATAAACGAGATATACACTGGCATGCAGAGTGAGAAAAGGAAGTATGTGGAGCTGTCGCTCGGAAGCATGGACATGAGCTGA
- a CDS encoding radical SAM protein yields the protein MKSRTVVLINPGHDDEVDPKVARSFGAMTRKVRREDPPVSILNLGGYIRDHGYDVVVVDTHVEPEYRRTIQGLLREKPLAIGFSVIIGKFAKNALGLTKMAKELAPDVPVVWGGKLVHLAGRLALERPDIDFVITGDGELPFLKLLDALREEKDYRGIPGVGYRENGRPVINENTFRVERLDDIYISRDFGWELVRKHVNRQQVPYFISLYTSRGCKFNCSFCYLKDIKELESGMRLRRRSAENIISEIGYLHENFGIDVVTFGDDDFLSEAEKIAPVFDYLRRKGIYIEHIWTNIHNLRPENIALLKGVCQTVCYSIETASPRLQRILRKRISAEKAIEVNKSLRRAGINTVHNFLFGVPTETDEETRMNIELLKKLKEVNPHMRANTYILSPIPGTPIFQYAEELAGKKMEWKLEDLADFHFRYMDGVAPKFRPYFTPEDNLHYETVSEMANELFAELNSGPTAEHLEKIGRSPRLGYIFKDIECISRPKGKTRKYILDLVLEASERGLASPAIEPF from the coding sequence GTGAAAAGCAGAACCGTCGTACTCATAAACCCCGGCCATGACGACGAGGTCGACCCGAAGGTCGCCAGGTCTTTCGGCGCAATGACGAGGAAGGTCCGGAGGGAGGACCCGCCCGTCTCGATCCTGAACCTCGGCGGCTATATACGCGACCACGGCTATGATGTCGTGGTGGTCGACACACACGTGGAACCGGAATACAGGAGAACAATCCAGGGCCTCCTCAGGGAGAAGCCGCTCGCGATCGGGTTCTCGGTAATCATAGGCAAGTTCGCGAAGAACGCGCTAGGCCTTACGAAGATGGCGAAGGAGCTCGCCCCGGATGTCCCGGTAGTATGGGGCGGGAAGCTAGTGCATCTTGCCGGGCGCCTCGCGCTCGAGCGCCCTGACATAGATTTCGTCATTACAGGCGACGGCGAGCTGCCTTTTCTGAAGCTTCTCGATGCGCTCAGGGAGGAAAAGGATTACAGGGGCATCCCGGGCGTGGGTTATAGGGAAAACGGGAGGCCAGTAATAAACGAGAACACCTTCAGGGTCGAGAGGCTCGACGACATATACATATCCAGGGATTTCGGCTGGGAGCTCGTGAGGAAGCACGTGAACAGGCAGCAAGTCCCCTATTTCATCAGCCTCTACACGAGCAGGGGCTGCAAGTTCAACTGCTCGTTCTGTTATCTCAAGGACATTAAGGAGCTCGAAAGCGGGATGCGCCTCCGGAGGAGGTCCGCGGAGAACATTATAAGCGAGATAGGCTACCTGCATGAGAACTTCGGGATAGACGTCGTCACCTTCGGGGACGACGACTTCCTTTCCGAGGCGGAGAAGATAGCGCCGGTATTCGACTACCTCAGAAGGAAGGGCATCTATATCGAGCACATCTGGACCAACATACATAACCTGAGGCCCGAGAACATAGCCCTCTTGAAGGGCGTCTGCCAGACCGTCTGCTACTCAATAGAGACCGCCTCGCCGAGGCTCCAGAGGATTTTAAGAAAGAGGATATCCGCGGAAAAGGCAATAGAGGTGAACAAGTCGCTCAGAAGGGCTGGCATAAATACCGTCCATAACTTCCTTTTCGGAGTGCCGACCGAGACGGACGAGGAGACGAGGATGAACATAGAGCTCCTTAAAAAACTAAAAGAGGTAAACCCCCACATGCGGGCGAACACGTATATTCTGAGCCCCATACCAGGCACCCCGATATTCCAGTATGCGGAGGAGCTCGCAGGAAAAAAGATGGAATGGAAGCTAGAGGACCTCGCTGATTTTCATTTCCGCTACATGGACGGAGTCGCCCCCAAGTTCCGCCCGTACTTTACGCCGGAGGATAACCTCCATTACGAGACGGTCTCGGAGATGGCGAATGAGCTCTTTGCCGAGCTCAATTCCGGCCCCACGGCGGAGCATCTGGAAAAGATAGGGAGAAGTCCGAGGCTCGGCTACATTTTCAAAGACATCGAATGCATCAGCAGGCCGAAGGGAAAAACGCGCAAGTACATCCTGGACCTCGTGCTCGAGGCCTCGGAGAGAGGGCTTGCGTCGCCTGCGATAGAACCGTTTTAG
- a CDS encoding aspartate aminotransferase family protein, whose amino-acid sequence MTDFRDIKAAVQWASVEDEAFIRDLGKTEEEIASRMIRERGYRHTSCHGRVSINPLVFESGQGSILKDADGNRYLDLGSGIYVTNLGHSHPKVSEAVSRHAKTLMNCHDYMTPVKAAFLERLAGRLGGDLKNIHLYDNGTTAVEFAIRAARNITGRHEIISFFSDHHGKTYGSAALGRLTSSNGPARPSGFHLVPRPDPYRPVWTTPDGKIDTDAYIAFYEQYIKEATTGLVAAFVLEPIQGWGGTIIPPDDFLPKLARLCKTRGMLLVTDEILTGSGRTGKWLSADWWGVRPDITVLGKGLGNGFPMSALVVKEEHAWALPKIAPSTTFGGNPMACAAGLATIEAIEEEDAMELAVENGGHLLGRLKELKEAHPIIGDVRGKGCLLGVEFVWDRETKKPFIEAASEIYAECLKRKLIPGVPVVHLLRLAPQLTIRREMLDAAVAILDDSIGRVEEKFGMKGGRERLRATV is encoded by the coding sequence ATGACCGATTTCAGGGACATAAAGGCGGCGGTGCAATGGGCCTCCGTGGAGGACGAGGCCTTCATTCGGGACCTCGGCAAGACTGAAGAGGAGATTGCCTCCAGGATGATACGGGAGCGCGGCTACAGGCACACTTCCTGCCACGGCAGGGTGAGCATAAACCCGCTGGTCTTCGAGTCCGGGCAGGGGAGCATCCTGAAAGACGCGGACGGGAACAGGTACCTGGACCTGGGCTCAGGCATCTACGTCACGAACCTCGGCCACTCGCACCCCAAGGTGTCGGAGGCTGTCTCAAGGCACGCGAAGACCCTCATGAACTGCCACGACTACATGACGCCCGTAAAGGCCGCCTTTCTCGAAAGGCTTGCGGGGCGCCTCGGAGGAGACCTCAAGAATATACACCTATACGACAACGGCACGACCGCAGTGGAGTTCGCAATTCGCGCGGCAAGGAACATAACCGGAAGGCACGAGATAATCTCGTTCTTCTCAGACCACCACGGCAAGACCTACGGCTCCGCCGCGCTCGGCCGCCTTACGTCCTCGAACGGGCCCGCACGTCCTTCCGGCTTCCACCTGGTGCCGAGGCCCGATCCTTACAGGCCGGTATGGACAACCCCGGACGGGAAGATAGATACGGACGCCTATATCGCCTTCTACGAGCAGTATATAAAGGAAGCGACCACGGGGCTCGTCGCGGCCTTCGTTCTAGAGCCCATCCAGGGATGGGGCGGCACCATAATACCGCCCGACGATTTCCTGCCGAAGCTTGCGCGCCTGTGCAAAACGCGCGGCATGCTCCTCGTGACCGACGAGATACTGACAGGCTCGGGGAGGACCGGGAAGTGGCTCTCGGCAGACTGGTGGGGCGTGAGGCCGGACATAACCGTACTCGGCAAGGGGCTCGGGAACGGCTTCCCCATGAGCGCGCTCGTGGTGAAGGAGGAGCACGCCTGGGCCCTCCCGAAGATAGCGCCCTCGACCACCTTCGGCGGAAACCCGATGGCCTGCGCCGCCGGGCTCGCGACAATCGAGGCCATCGAGGAAGAGGACGCAATGGAGCTGGCCGTCGAGAACGGGGGTCATCTCCTCGGAAGATTAAAGGAGCTGAAGGAAGCGCATCCCATAATAGGCGACGTAAGGGGCAAGGGCTGCCTCCTGGGCGTTGAGTTCGTCTGGGACCGGGAAACGAAAAAACCCTTTATAGAGGCGGCCTCGGAAATCTATGCCGAGTGCCTTAAAAGGAAGCTCATACCTGGCGTGCCGGTCGTCCATCTCCTCCGCCTTGCGCCGCAACTGACAATCAGGAGAGAGATGCTGGATGCTGCCGTCGCCATACTGGATGATAGCATCGGCAGGGTGGAGGAGAAGTTCGGGATGAAAGGCGGGCGTGAAAGGTTGAGGGCGACCGTATGA
- the rfbF gene encoding glucose-1-phosphate cytidylyltransferase, which translates to MKVVILAGGLGTRLSEETSLRPKPIVEIGGKPILWHIMSIYGAHGFNEFVIALGYKGGLIKEYFLNYYLHQSDLTIDLGTGMVETEGNGKKDWRVHLVDTGADSMTGGRLEKLKDKLKGSTFMLTYGDGVADVNVKKLLEFHRSHGRTATVTVVRPSARFGEVRFNGDCHEIMDFKEKPQTGEGWVNGGFFVFEPAIFDYLDGDKTVLEAGPLETLAKRRELMAFRHEGFWQCMDTMRDKQFLERLWESGKARWKVWN; encoded by the coding sequence ATGAAGGTGGTCATACTCGCCGGAGGGCTCGGCACAAGGCTCAGCGAAGAGACCTCCTTGAGGCCCAAGCCCATAGTCGAGATAGGCGGAAAGCCCATCCTCTGGCACATCATGAGCATATACGGCGCGCACGGCTTTAACGAGTTCGTCATTGCCCTCGGCTACAAGGGCGGCCTCATAAAGGAGTATTTCCTCAACTACTACCTTCACCAGAGCGATCTCACGATCGACCTCGGCACAGGCATGGTCGAAACCGAAGGTAACGGGAAAAAGGACTGGAGGGTACACCTGGTCGATACCGGTGCGGACTCGATGACAGGCGGCAGGCTTGAAAAATTGAAGGATAAGCTAAAGGGATCGACCTTCATGCTCACCTACGGGGACGGCGTGGCCGACGTAAATGTGAAGAAGCTCCTCGAATTCCACAGGTCCCACGGGAGGACGGCCACGGTAACCGTCGTCCGTCCCTCGGCGCGGTTCGGCGAGGTGAGGTTCAACGGCGATTGCCACGAAATAATGGATTTCAAGGAGAAGCCGCAAACAGGCGAGGGCTGGGTGAACGGAGGGTTTTTCGTATTCGAGCCAGCCATATTCGACTACCTGGACGGGGACAAGACAGTTCTCGAGGCCGGGCCGCTTGAGACCCTCGCGAAAAGGAGGGAGCTCATGGCCTTCAGGCACGAGGGCTTCTGGCAATGTATGGACACGATGCGGGACAAGCAATTCCTGGAGAGGCTCTGGGAGAGCGGGAAGGCGAGGTGGAAGGTATGGAACTGA
- the rfbG gene encoding CDP-glucose 4,6-dehydratase: MELSGGEIQLFKGAYSGKRVLVTGHTGFKGSWLAIWLSSLGAEVAGFSSYLPSSPCNFSATGLEKMIDHRWGDVREFPGLKAAFEDFRPEVVFHLAAQPIVRRSYADPKLTFDTNLGGTVNVLECVRSSGRVRAAVIVTSDKCYENTECVWGYRENDRLGGTDPYSASKACAEIAASAYARSFRPSGGAPRIATARAGNVVGGGDWAESRVIPDCVRAWSEGKEAVIRNPASTRPWQHVLEPLSGYLWLGADLLASDRLHGESFNFGPDQKVNKPVSELIDIFTSHWGGPGWRRGGVENGKKESALLKLSCDKALHELGWRPVLSFEDTIRLTAEWYRRYYSGEKGMCAFSEEQISFYVSEAARAGLQWAREGVPA; this comes from the coding sequence ATGGAACTGAGCGGGGGCGAGATACAGCTCTTCAAGGGCGCGTATAGCGGGAAAAGGGTGCTCGTGACCGGGCACACGGGCTTCAAGGGCTCGTGGCTCGCCATATGGCTCTCCTCCCTCGGCGCCGAGGTCGCGGGTTTTTCCTCGTATCTACCTTCAAGTCCGTGCAACTTCTCGGCGACCGGCCTCGAAAAGATGATAGACCACCGATGGGGCGACGTACGGGAGTTCCCGGGGCTCAAGGCGGCTTTTGAGGACTTCCGGCCCGAGGTCGTCTTCCATCTCGCGGCCCAGCCCATAGTGCGGAGGTCGTATGCCGACCCCAAGCTCACCTTTGACACGAACCTCGGCGGAACCGTGAACGTCCTTGAATGCGTGCGCTCGTCCGGGCGGGTAAGGGCCGCTGTCATCGTTACGAGCGACAAATGCTACGAAAATACCGAATGCGTCTGGGGCTACCGCGAAAACGACAGGCTCGGCGGAACGGACCCGTACAGCGCCTCAAAGGCCTGCGCAGAGATAGCGGCAAGCGCGTACGCGAGGTCCTTCCGGCCCTCGGGCGGCGCGCCCAGGATTGCGACCGCAAGGGCAGGGAACGTCGTAGGCGGGGGCGACTGGGCCGAATCGAGGGTCATACCGGACTGCGTGCGTGCCTGGTCGGAAGGAAAGGAGGCTGTCATCAGGAACCCGGCCTCCACAAGGCCGTGGCAGCACGTGCTTGAGCCCTTGAGCGGATACCTCTGGCTAGGGGCGGACCTACTTGCCTCGGACAGGCTCCACGGCGAATCCTTTAATTTCGGTCCTGACCAGAAGGTAAATAAGCCAGTATCCGAGCTTATAGACATATTCACTTCACATTGGGGAGGGCCGGGATGGAGGCGCGGTGGCGTTGAGAACGGAAAAAAAGAGAGCGCGTTACTTAAGCTCTCGTGCGACAAGGCCCTGCACGAGCTCGGCTGGCGGCCAGTCCTCTCGTTCGAGGACACTATAAGGCTCACGGCGGAATGGTACAGGCGATATTACTCGGGCGAAAAGGGAATGTGCGCATTCTCGGAGGAGCAGATATCTTTTTACGTGTCCGAGGCCGCAAGGGCCGGGCTTCAGTGGGCAAGGGAGGGAGTGCCGGCGTGA
- a CDS encoding dTDP-4-dehydrorhamnose 3,5-epimerase family protein gives MIEGVITEPLLQFPDDRGRVMRMLRADSPGFEGFGEIYFSTVNPGKVKAWKRHIRMTQRFAVPVGRIRLVLHDARPGSATIGETAVMETGESDYRLVRIPPLLWYGFMGISGGPALIANCTDMPHSPDETERMGIDNGIIRYDWDN, from the coding sequence GTGATCGAGGGCGTCATAACCGAGCCGCTTCTGCAGTTCCCGGACGACAGGGGGCGTGTCATGAGGATGCTAAGGGCCGACTCGCCGGGATTCGAGGGGTTCGGGGAAATATATTTCTCAACCGTGAATCCCGGGAAGGTAAAGGCGTGGAAGAGGCACATCAGGATGACCCAGCGCTTCGCGGTGCCAGTCGGTAGGATACGGCTTGTATTACATGATGCGCGCCCAGGCTCCGCCACCATAGGAGAAACGGCGGTCATGGAGACCGGCGAGTCGGATTACAGGCTCGTACGGATCCCGCCGCTACTCTGGTACGGCTTTATGGGCATATCCGGGGGGCCTGCGCTCATAGCCAACTGCACTGACATGCCCCACAGCCCGGACGAGACGGAACGCATGGGAATCGATAACGGGATTATCCGCTACGACTGGGATAACTGA
- a CDS encoding glycosyltransferase family 2 protein, with the protein MAAPRVSVIMNCLNGAEYLRASIESVYAQTFKDWEIVFWDNASTDGSGEIASGYDRRLRYFRSPATIPLGRARNMAIREARGELVAFLDCDDLWMPEKLLKQAPLFDKNPRTGLVFSDTVFFNGKGEERRLYANSRPPRGMVFKRLLTDYFLSMETVVIRRRALDSLSEWFDERLEVNEEADLFIRIAYWWEADCVHEPLAKWRVHAGSLTWQKKERFAIESQMMLDKYMRLFPGLDVEAAGEVECMRRRILKQRFMNSWERGDGSVRGMLRPYIGKDPKALALYMASFLPYRAAAPLIGLYRTRRGLVAP; encoded by the coding sequence ATGGCTGCGCCGAGGGTCAGCGTAATAATGAATTGCCTGAACGGGGCCGAATACCTCCGTGCGTCCATTGAAAGCGTCTACGCGCAGACCTTCAAGGACTGGGAGATCGTATTCTGGGACAACGCCTCGACTGACGGGAGCGGCGAGATAGCCAGCGGCTATGACCGGAGGCTCAGGTACTTCAGGAGCCCTGCGACTATCCCGCTCGGAAGGGCGCGGAACATGGCCATTAGGGAGGCCAGGGGCGAGCTCGTCGCCTTTCTCGACTGCGACGACCTCTGGATGCCCGAGAAGCTCCTGAAGCAGGCGCCGCTCTTTGATAAAAACCCGAGGACCGGCCTCGTCTTCTCGGACACCGTCTTCTTCAACGGCAAGGGGGAGGAAAGGCGGCTTTACGCCAACTCCAGGCCTCCGAGGGGCATGGTCTTTAAACGGCTCCTGACCGACTACTTCCTTTCCATGGAAACGGTCGTCATAAGGAGGAGGGCGCTCGACAGCCTGTCCGAATGGTTCGACGAGAGGCTAGAGGTGAACGAGGAGGCGGACCTCTTCATAAGGATAGCGTATTGGTGGGAGGCCGACTGCGTTCACGAGCCCCTGGCCAAATGGCGGGTGCACGCGGGAAGCCTCACATGGCAAAAGAAGGAACGGTTCGCGATTGAAAGCCAGATGATGCTCGATAAGTACATGAGGCTTTTCCCCGGCCTTGATGTTGAGGCCGCTGGAGAGGTCGAATGCATGAGACGGAGGATATTGAAGCAGAGGTTCATGAACTCCTGGGAAAGGGGCGACGGGAGCGTGAGAGGGATGCTCAGGCCCTATATCGGCAAGGACCCCAAGGCGCTGGCCCTGTACATGGCCTCGTTCCTGCCTTACAGGGCCGCCGCGCCGCTTATAGGTCTTTACCGGACACGGAGGGGCCTTGTCGCCCCTTGA
- a CDS encoding aminotransferase class V-fold PLP-dependent enzyme encodes MSPLEGILDPDRAVLFGYARTALEYGYRHLGLKQGDEVLYPDLICDVMMVPCQRLGLKVKFYKVKDDLEPDLKSVARLITEKTKAVLAVNYFGFPQDLKALKEACSSKGLYLIEDSSHSFLGKADGMAPGMRGDMGLLSFRKLVPVLNGAALLVNRADEAAKGLEGLKRMSAGLPAEKRKRRLVSYLKLAQARYGLPLGKLRRRETVTPPHGSTESEAMDFGADEWSLSVLAGYPFEKEARRRRANYRKWVERLSGEGFRAVKELPLGVVPSSCPMFVDERDKWLRKYSRKGHGVSAWPTLPLEVWKAGGSAVSIWKKLILFPV; translated from the coding sequence TTGTCGCCCCTTGAAGGGATACTGGACCCGGACCGCGCCGTCCTCTTCGGATACGCAAGGACAGCGCTTGAGTACGGATACAGGCACCTGGGCCTGAAGCAAGGGGACGAGGTGCTATACCCGGACCTCATCTGCGACGTGATGATGGTGCCATGCCAGAGGCTCGGCTTGAAGGTCAAATTCTACAAAGTTAAAGATGACCTCGAACCCGACCTCAAAAGCGTTGCAAGGCTCATAACGGAAAAGACCAAGGCCGTACTCGCTGTCAACTACTTCGGTTTCCCGCAGGACCTGAAGGCCCTCAAGGAGGCCTGTTCGAGCAAAGGCCTTTATCTCATCGAGGACAGCTCGCACAGTTTCCTTGGCAAGGCGGACGGCATGGCTCCCGGGATGCGGGGAGACATGGGGCTTTTGAGCTTCAGGAAGCTCGTGCCTGTCTTAAACGGCGCGGCCCTCCTTGTGAACAGGGCGGATGAAGCCGCGAAGGGGCTTGAAGGCCTCAAGCGCATGAGCGCCGGGCTTCCAGCCGAGAAAAGGAAAAGGAGGCTCGTTTCCTATCTCAAGCTCGCTCAAGCAAGGTATGGCCTGCCCTTGGGCAAGCTCAGGAGAAGGGAGACGGTAACCCCCCCGCACGGGTCGACCGAAAGCGAGGCAATGGATTTCGGGGCTGACGAATGGAGCCTCTCGGTGCTCGCCGGATATCCTTTCGAAAAGGAGGCGAGGAGGCGGAGGGCAAATTACCGGAAATGGGTCGAGAGGCTCTCTGGAGAGGGCTTCAGGGCGGTGAAGGAGCTCCCTCTGGGGGTTGTACCTTCAAGCTGCCCGATGTTTGTGGATGAACGTGACAAATGGCTCAGGAAATATTCAAGGAAAGGCCACGGGGTGAGCGCATGGCCAACGCTCCCTCTTGAGGTCTGGAAGGCCGGCGGCAGCGCCGTCTCGATCTGGAAGAAACTCATACTATTTCCGGTTTGA